One stretch of Planctomycetota bacterium DNA includes these proteins:
- a CDS encoding PQQ-binding-like beta-propeller repeat protein, whose translation MRTLLLALVPLAGPVAQGDDDWPMWRRDPERTGSSPAALPHPLRLQWVRELPPPRPAWPDQTRLPFDAVDEPVVAGGTLFVGSSRTDRLFAFDVRTGALRWSFFADGPVRFPAAVWEGRVYFVSDDGRLRCLDAERGALLWSVRGGPSDRRVLGHERLVSSWPARGAPVVADGVVYFAAGIWPFMGTFLHAVDARTGRVLWTNDGDGALYIPQPHNADAFAGVAPQGPLAVSGEWLLVPGGRSVPACYDRRTGRLVHFRLAEGNRKGGFDVTAAGRVYFCGGSMFDRESGLWVADLGRPLVAADGDVWWADRKEGLRRLALPSAIEIVETKDRRGRTVRRARARLERPDEFDGPRVEALLRAGPRLYAGTEGRLYAVDLEDPERRVWEAPIEGAPLSLAAAGGRLFAATKEGRIYCFGAENRPPAVHPWRAEPLGETPAGDRARRILQGAGVREGYAAVWGLGDGDLVVELVRQSGLRILAVDPDPVRVAAFRGRLAAAGLYGDRVEAHVGDPCEFPWPPYGADLAVADEALAAGTAIDGRFAEALFRLLRPYGGTASFPADAPAAEAFSRFVRTGELREREAEGRRIFVRGPLPGAADWTHEHADAANTRVSRDRIVKAPLGLLWFGGPSNEGILPRHGHGPQPQVIEGRLLIEGVDKLRALDIYTGRLLWEAPLPGVGKFFDNTLHQPGANASGTNFISTRDGIYVAYGRSCVKLDPATGARIGEFTLPPGPHAKDPPLWGYINVVGDYLIGGAEPLGGHEALRGKTPEGGDDPDDDDDDLFMRRLLHALGDQDAMSSSRRLAVLDRFTGKPLWTAEARSGFRHNAVCAGGGRLYAIDRLSGMQAARLKRDGAPEPPPPRLVVFDLATGRVLWETEEKVFGTWLSYSEEHDVLVEAGRVARDTLKDEPRGMRARRGADGRVLWERREYSGPAMIRGGTVFMADRACDLRTGEPLKRVHPVTLESVPWTWTRNYGCNTPMASEHLLTFRSGAAGYFDLARDGGTGNLGGFRSGCTNNLVVAGGLLVAPDYTRTCTCSYQNQGSLALVPMPENEMWTFFGSTDLRGRVRRLGLNFGAPGDRKADDGTLWLEWPSVAGKSPAVQVRVEPEEASSFRRHSSAMGGEGPAWVVASGLEGLESVTVTLDPAAREERPYTVRLFFAEPGDRAPGERIFDVALQGRPALAGFDVVREAGGPRRGVVREFRGVKAARELAVEFRAREGRPLLCGLEVIEEGAPLLKPAEGAQGAAPAAEPAGSPWGAAMGAGIVALLTGAAWGAGRIRGR comes from the coding sequence GTGCGGACGCTGCTTCTCGCGCTTGTTCCCCTGGCGGGTCCGGTCGCTCAGGGGGACGACGACTGGCCGATGTGGCGCCGGGATCCGGAGCGCACCGGAAGCTCTCCCGCCGCGCTGCCCCATCCCCTGCGCCTTCAGTGGGTCCGCGAACTTCCGCCGCCTCGACCCGCCTGGCCCGATCAGACGCGCCTGCCCTTCGACGCCGTCGATGAGCCCGTTGTGGCCGGAGGCACCCTTTTCGTGGGTTCCTCCCGCACGGACCGGCTTTTCGCCTTCGACGTCCGCACCGGCGCGCTCCGATGGAGCTTCTTCGCCGACGGACCCGTGCGGTTTCCGGCCGCCGTCTGGGAAGGGCGCGTCTATTTCGTTTCCGACGACGGCCGGCTCCGATGCCTGGACGCCGAACGCGGCGCCCTCCTCTGGAGCGTGCGCGGCGGGCCGTCCGATCGCCGGGTTCTCGGACACGAGCGGCTGGTGTCCTCGTGGCCGGCCCGGGGCGCCCCCGTGGTCGCCGACGGCGTGGTCTACTTCGCCGCCGGCATCTGGCCGTTCATGGGCACCTTTCTGCATGCCGTGGACGCCCGCACGGGCCGGGTGCTCTGGACCAACGACGGCGACGGCGCGCTCTATATCCCCCAGCCGCACAACGCCGATGCCTTCGCGGGCGTGGCGCCCCAGGGGCCGCTGGCGGTCTCCGGGGAATGGCTCCTCGTCCCCGGCGGACGTTCGGTTCCGGCCTGCTACGACCGGCGCACCGGCCGGCTGGTCCACTTTCGCCTCGCCGAGGGCAACCGCAAGGGGGGATTCGACGTGACCGCCGCCGGGCGGGTGTATTTCTGCGGCGGCTCGATGTTCGACCGCGAAAGCGGTCTCTGGGTGGCCGATCTGGGAAGACCTCTCGTCGCGGCGGACGGCGACGTCTGGTGGGCGGACCGCAAGGAAGGGTTGCGCCGCCTGGCCCTTCCTTCCGCGATCGAAATCGTCGAGACGAAAGACCGCCGGGGGCGGACGGTGCGGCGTGCCCGGGCGCGCCTGGAACGGCCCGACGAATTCGACGGCCCGCGGGTGGAGGCCCTTCTCCGGGCCGGGCCGCGCCTCTATGCGGGAACGGAGGGTCGTCTCTACGCGGTCGATCTCGAGGACCCCGAACGCCGCGTCTGGGAGGCGCCGATCGAAGGAGCCCCGCTGTCCCTCGCCGCCGCCGGCGGGCGCCTGTTCGCCGCGACGAAGGAGGGAAGGATCTATTGCTTCGGCGCGGAAAACCGGCCGCCCGCGGTCCATCCTTGGAGGGCGGAGCCGCTCGGAGAAACGCCCGCCGGCGATCGCGCCCGCCGGATTCTTCAGGGAGCCGGCGTCCGCGAGGGGTATGCGGCCGTGTGGGGGCTGGGCGACGGCGATCTCGTCGTGGAACTCGTGCGGCAAAGCGGCCTTCGCATCCTTGCGGTGGATCCCGATCCCGTCCGCGTCGCCGCCTTCCGCGGGCGTCTGGCGGCGGCGGGACTCTACGGCGATCGGGTCGAGGCCCATGTGGGCGATCCTTGCGAGTTTCCCTGGCCGCCTTACGGGGCGGATCTGGCGGTGGCCGACGAGGCCCTCGCTGCGGGAACGGCGATCGACGGTCGCTTCGCCGAAGCGCTTTTCCGCCTCCTGCGTCCCTATGGCGGAACGGCCTCCTTCCCGGCGGACGCGCCGGCCGCCGAAGCGTTCTCGCGCTTCGTGCGGACGGGCGAGCTTCGGGAGCGGGAAGCGGAGGGCCGGCGGATCTTCGTTCGCGGCCCCCTGCCCGGCGCGGCCGACTGGACGCACGAGCATGCCGATGCGGCCAACACGCGGGTTTCCCGCGATCGGATCGTGAAGGCGCCGCTGGGGCTTCTCTGGTTCGGCGGGCCGTCGAACGAGGGGATCCTCCCCCGGCACGGGCACGGCCCCCAGCCGCAGGTGATCGAGGGACGGCTTCTGATCGAGGGCGTGGACAAACTCCGCGCGCTGGACATCTACACGGGCCGCCTGCTCTGGGAAGCGCCGCTCCCCGGCGTGGGAAAGTTCTTCGACAACACCCTTCACCAGCCCGGAGCCAACGCCAGCGGTACGAACTTCATCTCGACCCGCGACGGGATCTACGTGGCGTACGGGAGATCCTGCGTGAAGCTCGATCCGGCGACCGGCGCCCGGATCGGCGAGTTCACGCTCCCTCCCGGCCCCCACGCCAAGGATCCGCCTCTCTGGGGCTACATTAACGTCGTCGGCGATTACCTCATCGGGGGGGCGGAGCCTCTGGGCGGCCATGAGGCGCTCCGCGGGAAGACGCCCGAGGGAGGGGACGATCCCGACGACGACGATGACGACCTTTTCATGCGCCGGCTTCTGCATGCGCTGGGCGACCAGGACGCGATGTCGTCCAGCCGCCGCCTCGCGGTCCTGGACCGGTTTACGGGAAAGCCGCTCTGGACCGCCGAGGCGCGCAGCGGATTCCGGCACAACGCCGTCTGCGCCGGAGGCGGGCGGCTCTACGCGATCGACCGTCTTTCCGGAATGCAGGCGGCGCGCCTGAAGAGGGACGGAGCGCCCGAGCCTCCGCCGCCGCGCCTCGTGGTCTTCGACCTGGCGACGGGGCGCGTGCTCTGGGAGACGGAAGAGAAGGTTTTCGGCACGTGGCTGAGTTACTCGGAGGAGCACGACGTTCTTGTCGAAGCCGGCCGCGTGGCGCGCGATACGCTCAAGGACGAGCCGCGCGGGATGCGCGCCCGCCGCGGGGCGGACGGCCGGGTGCTGTGGGAACGGAGGGAATATTCGGGTCCCGCCATGATCCGCGGGGGTACGGTGTTCATGGCCGATCGCGCGTGCGATCTGCGGACGGGCGAGCCGCTGAAGCGGGTTCATCCGGTGACGCTCGAAAGCGTCCCCTGGACGTGGACGCGCAACTACGGGTGCAACACGCCGATGGCCTCGGAGCACCTGCTGACCTTCCGGTCGGGAGCCGCGGGGTATTTCGATCTGGCGCGCGACGGCGGCACGGGGAATCTGGGCGGATTCCGCTCCGGCTGCACGAACAACCTCGTCGTGGCCGGCGGGCTTCTCGTCGCGCCCGACTACACGCGCACCTGCACCTGCAGCTACCAGAACCAGGGGTCTCTCGCGCTCGTGCCGATGCCGGAGAACGAAATGTGGACGTTCTTCGGTTCGACCGACCTGCGCGGACGCGTGAGGCGGCTGGGGTTGAACTTCGGAGCTCCCGGCGACCGGAAGGCGGACGACGGGACCCTCTGGCTGGAGTGGCCCTCCGTGGCGGGGAAGTCCCCGGCCGTCCAGGTGCGCGTTGAGCCCGAGGAGGCGTCTTCCTTCCGCCGGCATTCTTCCGCGATGGGGGGCGAGGGTCCCGCCTGGGTGGTCGCTTCCGGCCTGGAGGGCCTGGAGTCCGTGACGGTCACGCTCGACCCGGCCGCCCGGGAGGAGCGTCCTTACACGGTCCGGCTTTTCTTTGCGGAGCCCGGGGACCGGGCGCCCGGCGAGCGGATCTTCGACGTGGCGCTGCAGGGACGGCCGGCGCTGGCCGGGTTCGACGTGGTTCGCGAGGCCGGAGGGCCCCGCCGGGGCGTGGTGCGGGAGTTTCGCGGCGTGAAGGCGGCGCGGGAGCTTGCGGTGGAGTTCCGGGCGCGGGAAGGGCGTCCCCTCCTGTGCGGCCTGGAGGTGATCGAAGAAGGGGCGCCGCTTCTCAAGCCGGCCGAGGGCGCGCAGGGCGCCGCGCCGGCGGCGGAGCCGGCCGGCAGCCCCTGGGGGGCGGCGATGGGCGCCGGGATCGTGGCGCTCCTGACGGGGGCGGCGTGGGGGGCGGGGAGAATCCGGGGCCGATGA
- a CDS encoding ABC transporter permease: MNGERPFWIGLSLLGGSYVVLVGAMIAADAAFIRWGDLGAVFRSPEIRYATILSLVSSTASAAASLAVGIPLGYLLARTSFPGKRWVDAIVDIPVVLPPLVVGLSLLILFRAVPGVAYSVPSVILAQFAVAAAFAVRTLRVTFEEISPRAEQVAMTLGCTRAQAFRKVALREARRGILAAATLAWARSFGEFGPVLVFAGATRLRTEVLSTTVFLELSIGELNRAVAVSLFMVVVSLAVIVWVRRLGAEGMFARGMRP; this comes from the coding sequence ATGAACGGCGAGCGCCCCTTCTGGATCGGGCTGAGTCTCCTGGGCGGATCGTACGTCGTGCTCGTCGGGGCGATGATCGCGGCGGACGCGGCCTTCATCCGGTGGGGCGATCTCGGCGCGGTCTTTCGGAGCCCGGAGATCCGGTACGCGACGATCCTGAGCCTGGTTTCCTCGACCGCCAGCGCCGCGGCGTCGCTGGCGGTGGGCATCCCGCTGGGTTATCTTTTGGCGCGGACGTCGTTTCCGGGCAAGCGCTGGGTGGACGCCATCGTGGACATTCCGGTGGTGCTTCCGCCGCTCGTTGTGGGGCTGAGCCTGCTTATTCTCTTCCGGGCGGTGCCCGGGGTGGCCTACTCGGTGCCGAGCGTCATTCTGGCGCAGTTCGCGGTGGCGGCGGCCTTCGCGGTGCGGACGCTGCGGGTGACCTTCGAGGAGATCAGCCCGCGGGCGGAGCAGGTGGCCATGACCCTGGGCTGCACGCGGGCGCAGGCGTTCCGGAAGGTGGCCCTGCGGGAAGCCCGTCGGGGGATCCTGGCGGCGGCGACGCTGGCATGGGCGCGTTCGTTCGGGGAGTTCGGGCCGGTTCTCGTCTTCGCGGGCGCCACGCGCCTTCGGACGGAGGTGCTGTCGACCACGGTTTTCCTGGAGCTTTCGATCGGGGAGCTCAACCGCGCGGTGGCCGTATCGCTTTTCATGGTGGTCGTCTCGCTCGCGGTCATCGTGTGGGTGCGCCGCCTCGGGGCCGAGGGGATGTTCGCCCGGGGGATGCGCCCGTGA
- a CDS encoding ATP-binding cassette domain-containing protein, translating into MISVEGLRVRAGAFLLEGVNLEVPEGGYGVLMGRTGGGKTTLLETICGLRRPEAGRIVLGGRDVTGLPPAERGVGYVPQDRALFSTFTVREHLAFALRLRGRPEVEIDRRVVELAGRLGLERLLDRRPAGLSGGEAQRVALGRALAAAPRVLILDEPLTALDEETREEMFALLEEVRRGMGVTTLHVTHSRREALRLGDRLFVLEAGRVRPMGREALEREEASA; encoded by the coding sequence GTGATTTCGGTGGAGGGGCTGCGCGTCCGGGCCGGAGCGTTTCTCCTGGAGGGCGTGAATCTCGAGGTTCCGGAAGGGGGCTACGGGGTTCTCATGGGCCGCACCGGCGGCGGAAAGACGACGCTTCTGGAAACGATCTGCGGTCTGCGGCGGCCGGAAGCCGGAAGGATCGTCCTGGGGGGGCGCGACGTGACGGGGCTTCCTCCCGCGGAGCGGGGCGTGGGGTACGTGCCCCAGGATCGGGCGCTCTTTTCGACCTTCACGGTTCGGGAGCACTTGGCCTTCGCGCTGCGGCTTCGCGGGAGGCCGGAGGTCGAGATCGACCGCCGCGTGGTCGAGCTGGCGGGGCGGCTCGGTCTGGAAAGGCTGCTCGACCGCCGGCCGGCGGGACTGAGCGGCGGCGAGGCGCAGCGGGTGGCGCTGGGCCGCGCGCTGGCGGCGGCGCCGCGGGTTCTGATCCTGGACGAGCCTCTGACGGCGCTCGACGAGGAGACGCGGGAGGAGATGTTCGCTCTTCTCGAGGAGGTCCGCCGCGGGATGGGCGTGACGACGCTTCACGTCACGCACAGCCGGAGGGAGGCGCTGCGGCTGGGAGACCGGCTGTTCGTCCTGGAGGCCGGGCGCGTGAGGCCGATGGGGCGGGAGGCGCTGGAACGGGAGGAGGCGTCCGCATGA
- a CDS encoding MoaD/ThiS family protein, which produces MKLTVRYGAQAREAAGREGEVVDLPGPATVARLLTHLAERHGDRLRALLLRPDGTLHPSVLVAVGDEQARPGDALSDGQTVWVSTPISGG; this is translated from the coding sequence ATGAAGCTGACGGTGCGGTACGGGGCCCAGGCTCGCGAGGCGGCCGGGCGGGAAGGAGAAGTGGTGGATCTTCCGGGCCCCGCCACGGTCGCGCGTCTCCTGACCCATTTGGCCGAGCGCCACGGGGACCGGCTCCGGGCGCTGCTCCTGCGGCCGGACGGGACGCTCCATCCCTCGGTGCTGGTGGCGGTGGGAGACGAGCAGGCGCGGCCGGGGGATGCGCTTTCGGACGGACAGACCGTGTGGGTTTCCACGCCGATTTCGGGCGGGTAG